Proteins encoded in a region of the Macrobrachium nipponense isolate FS-2020 chromosome 39, ASM1510439v2, whole genome shotgun sequence genome:
- the LOC135209907 gene encoding vascular endothelial growth factor receptor kdr-like produces MREIKVYILLFWLGFTAVRSQQDVSPPRILNGEELLVNGGPVTLTCEGDEPFVWTYKYLDCHYDMGKQNQTSKTDGSYRSQLTLNNQNSQGHYHCHYENTSLSDPRASASTYVYLFSDEERFAEIESDWCQDSRITGNVGGQVVLDCRPTQPNLTVVVEHGDEEIHRGPLEDPRAGYELRNLTEDSSGEYRCSVHNFSKVFEVEVQGTLKSPKLGITKNTFPVVGYSMELFCQIPDNKFQLEPTFTWTRLNKDKRTVESLPEHHRVQSHMYYASYLLVQNVTLEDSGTYECTVNTEGRPPLQTATYISIRESEDPFLKVSPVTQNITLREGDELFWELEVESFPPFPIIQTSDEEFYVMQDENGITIHREFFVDSYDFGEHTVNISTRSHSLGVKTAQVHLYLKVESETILWIQEINAITTPNDTVMRRLNSTVTLQCNAIVYPMENITWHYQSCPNGEPCPQSFSDLKCSQITYAVQKENNHSSECTFVATETARILCRSGDEVESKNIVVSGGDENPSDCLTRCVSEKMLRSTLFLTGPKFLDSPSECRVIVPHPGAKPPSNETARSTIHLLVHAQKAAFPQVYDALATDQDDSWGVSDDIFDNNQEAVLSRFGKLMKVKANLEKIYQGEFTATLFSQAMDRKNRYDTSINVDSNSVSPEFVPETCTVSYKSERSAAREGHVIRSVAWTTCRTTERGQSASVRAPKSGTIFAVDLVRLLQIDHYFSLWIVQVPITSTHNGASVSYPLQRTLLHGDRRLQDASLQSWLQTDRSVWVLNITEDEKRDRSCDYSLLFL; encoded by the exons ATGCGTGAAATAAAAGTCTACATTCTGCTTTTCTGGTTAGGCTTTACAG CGGTGCGCAGTCAGCAGGATGTCAGCCCCCCAAGGATCTTAAATGGGGAAGAACTTCTTGTAAATGGAGGACCTGTAACACTAACTTGCGAGGGAGACGAACCTTTCGTCTGGACATACAAGTACCTGGATTGCCAttat GACATGGGAAAGCAGAACCAGACGTCGAAGACAGATGGCTCCTATCGATCCCAACTGACG CTAAATAATCAAAACAGCCAGGGTCATTACCACTGCCATTACGAAAATACTAGCCTGAGTGACCCCAGGGCATCAGCCAGCACCTATGTCTACCTTTTTT CTGATGAAGAACGCTTTGCTGAAATAGAGTCAGATTGGTGCCAAGACTCCAGAATCACAGGGAATGTCGGTGGCCAAGTAGTACTAGACTGTAGACCCACCCAGCCCAATCTTACAGTTGTTGTTGAACATGGTGACGAG GAGATCCACCGGGGTCCTTTGGAGGATCCGAGGGCGGGCTATGAGCTCCGAAACCTGACAGAGGACAGTTCGGGAGAGTATCGGTGCTCTGTTCATAACTTCAGTAAGGTTTTTGAAGTGGAAG TGCAAGGAACTCTAAAGTCGCCAAAGTTGGGCATCACCAAGAATACTTTTCCAGTGGTGGGCTACAGCATGGAACTTTTCTGTCAAATCCCGGATAACAAATTCCAGTTGGAACCCACTTTCACCTGGACTCGGCTCAACAAAGATAAA AGAACGGTTGAGTCACTACCTGAACACCATCGTGTTCAGTCACACATGTATTATGCCAGTTACCTTCTCGTCCAAAACGTCACACTAGAAGACAGCGGAACATACGAATGCACAGTCAACACTGAAGGACGACCTCCCTTGCAGACGGCAACGTATATAAGTATAAGAG AGAGTGAGGATCCCTTCCTAAAGGTCAGCCCTGTCACACAAAACATTACTCTCAGAGAAGGGGATGAACTATTTTGGGAGCTCGAGGTTGAAAGTTTTCCTCCATTCCCCATAATTCAGACAAGCGACGAGGAG TTCTACGTCATGCAGGACGAGAACGGTATAACCATACATAGGGAATTCTTTGTGGATTCTTATGACTTCGGCGAGCACACGGTGAACATATCGACAAGGAGCCACTCACTCGGCGTCAAAACCGCTCAAGTTCACTTGTACCTGAAAGTCGAAA GCGAAACGATACTCTGGATACAGGAAATAAACGCCATCACGACGCCAAACGATACCGTCATGAGAAGGCTAAACTCCACGGTAACTCTACAATGCAATGCTATCGTGTATCCTATGGAGAACATCACTTGGCATTATCAGTCCTGCCCAAACGGTGAACCATGCCCCCAATCATTCAGTGACCTAAAG TGTTCTCAGATTACGTATGCAGTACAAAAGGAGAACAACCATTCATCCGAATGCACGTTTGTAGCTACAGAAACTGCCAGGATACTATGTCGGTCTGGAGATGAAGTGGAATCCAAGAATATTGTGGTTTCAG GTGGTGATGAGAACCCTAGTGACTGTCTTACTCGGTGTGTTTCAGAGAAAATGCTTCGTAGCACGCTCTTTTTAACAGGTCCAAAATTTCTAGATTCTCCATCAGAGTGCAGAGTGATTGTTCCTCATCCCGGTGCAAAGCCGCCTTCC AATGAAACTGCTCGTAGCACCATTCACCTTTTAGTACATGCACAAAAGGCTGCCTTTCCCCAAGTTTATGATGCGCTGGCTACAG ATCAGGACGACTCTTGGGGTGTCTCTGATGATATATTCGACAATAATCAAGAGGCAGTTTTATCTCGTTTTGGTAAACTTATGAAAGTGAAAGCTAACTTGGAAAAAATCTATCAGGGTGAATTTACTGCTACGTTGTTCAGTCAAGCAATGGATAGAAAAAATAGGTATG ATACTTCCATCAACGTTGACAGTAACTCTGTTTCTCCTGAATTTGTTCCTGAAACCTGTACAGTTTCCTACAAGTCTGAGAGATCAGCTGCTC gcgaaggtcacgtgattCGCTCGgttgcttggacaacttgccgcACTACAGAACGTGGTCAGTCGGCatctgtcagagcgcccaagtcaggtACGATCTTTGCTGTGGACTTAGTCCGGTTGTTACAGATCGATCATTACTTCAGCCTTTGGATTGTCCAAGTACCCATAACATCGACACACAATGGAgcgtcggtgtcctatccactacagAGAACTttgctgcatggggataggagattGCAAGACGCTTCGCTGCAGTCTTggctgcagacggatagatcaGTATGGGTACTCAACATCACCGAAgacgagaagagggataggtcatgcgactattcccttcttttcctctga